The nucleotide sequence GCGCCGGGCTCCTGCTCGGCAACGGGTCGGACGAGCTGATCCAGATCCTGCTTCTCGCGCTCGCGCGCCCCGGTGCGTGCGCGCTGGCGCCGGAGCCGACGTTCGTGATGTACCGGATGATCGCGACGCTGGTCGGCATGCCGTTCGTGGGCGTGCCCCTGCGGGAGGATTTCGCGCTCGACCGCGCGGCGATGCGGAAGGCCATCGCGGCCCATCGTCCGGCGGTCGTGTTCCTGGCGTACCCGAACAACCCGACGGGTAATCTTTTCGATCGCGCGGACGTCGAGGCCGTGCTCGCGGAGAGCCCGGGCCTCGTCGTCGTCGACGAGGCGTATCACGCCTTCGCGGGCGACTCGTTAATGGCAGGGCTCGGTTCCAGCGACAGGCTGCTCGTCATGCGCACGCTTTCGAAGCAGGGACTCGCCGGCTTGCGGCTCGGCGTGCTGGCCGGTCCCGGCGCCTGGCTGGAGGAACTCGACAAGGTGCGCCTGCCCTACAACATCAACAGCCTGACCCAGGCGAGCGCGGCGTTCGCTGTTGCGCACGCCGCGGCGTTCGAGGCGCAATGCGCCCGCATACGTGCCGACCGCGAGCGCCTCTACGGCGAGCTGACGAAGCTTGCCGGCGTCCGCGCCTGGCCGAGCCGGGCGA is from Sulfurifustis variabilis and encodes:
- the hisC gene encoding histidinol-phosphate transaminase, producing MSDIRKKVDALVRPEIRSLSAYHVPDASGLVKLDAMENPYAWPAELKAGWLDALGRVPVNRYPDPGARALKEQLRSALGVPEGAGLLLGNGSDELIQILLLALARPGACALAPEPTFVMYRMIATLVGMPFVGVPLREDFALDRAAMRKAIAAHRPAVVFLAYPNNPTGNLFDRADVEAVLAESPGLVVVDEAYHAFAGDSLMAGLGSSDRLLVMRTLSKQGLAGLRLGVLAGPGAWLEELDKVRLPYNINSLTQASAAFAVAHAAAFEAQCARIRADRERLYGELTKLAGVRAWPSRANFILFRVESRPADEVFARLRRAGVLVKNLNAAGGPLAGCLRVTVGTPEENDAFIAALKDAL